In one Pyxidicoccus xibeiensis genomic region, the following are encoded:
- a CDS encoding cyclic nucleotide-binding domain-containing protein, with amino-acid sequence MAATNSSSWNRRLWPAAAFQFALIAGVTQLKTTANALVLSRFESQALPYLYLLGALMTAALTVLPRSKQGSPLESPGVLTGLGGLVALGLAAALSAGQRMPALALYLFADTFSTFVSFRFWGRMAAAFDAREARRAFTALNGFAMGGGIVGGLLVQAFAERLGTPAMVVSGALGLLTAGAIFHHLYKGEPPPVPRSRPAAASFLGFSYLAESPYAQVLAALGIAFAVLSSFVDYHFRLRLEGTMSEDALAALFGSLQLWIGLFCVAFQLLVAQRLLKRLGLLRYVALVPLVLAPLAGAALVTPAMWPVHLLRLVETAVSYSILPVGIQLLYAAVPDDQREGLRATVEGLLRKGGVVLAGLLLIGAGRAATGDTMAVAVVGMCAALGLLLVRLKPAYVAALGEQVGAPEEEEVALEGEEEQRLLAEALAAPAPERVLRAVDMMEQAEVPLRPHLAALLRHPHERVLERGVSLALELEAHELAPVLERLVEEGPRRPRDQAVWALARLSPERAERLLPALLNHPDVGLRCAAIGALLKSSGSSAALDALHAVLARGEGAPEPERREVAKLLGRLQDARFASPLVRYLEDPDPSVRRVALAAVGEGGYVELAPRLLPFLTWREERKTARESLVALGDAVTPLVEEQLNNKGAPLAMRLQLPRVLRDIGTPAALDALLFSNVRDDASLHFRIGAQLSRLRDEHPEHPVDVERVREALGRRREVYRALVGAFRDVRAALGDGSLLTRAVGDRLDQALELSFFLLGLLHPSQVMRGIHYNLVGQDARRRALALELLENLVSEEDRELVMEQVEAHHRELPPGAPGRLWRRLAALVQSEDVVLRACARHVARVNGLNVLPQEGDLSDRTVQRMFALEGVSVFSQSDVDDLAAIAAVAREASFRAGERIYAQGDPGDALYVIVEGAVDAFHDGEHVLRFQGKQAFGEVSLLDGAPRPTDMVAAVDTRLLIIDRRDFLDLLADRPELLTGFFRAVSLQLQKLMALPDSRETGERLELTAPQPIDAPPLPTGPAPEVSGTNEVISAARERARDEG; translated from the coding sequence GTGGCCGCCACCAACTCCTCATCCTGGAACCGCCGTCTCTGGCCGGCGGCCGCCTTCCAGTTCGCGCTCATCGCCGGGGTGACGCAGCTCAAGACGACGGCCAACGCGCTGGTGCTGTCGCGCTTCGAGTCGCAGGCCCTGCCGTACCTGTACCTGCTGGGCGCGCTGATGACGGCGGCGCTGACGGTGCTGCCGCGCTCGAAGCAGGGCTCGCCGCTGGAGTCGCCGGGGGTGCTGACGGGCCTGGGCGGCCTGGTGGCGCTGGGGCTGGCGGCGGCGCTGTCGGCGGGGCAGCGCATGCCGGCGCTGGCGCTGTACCTGTTCGCGGACACGTTCTCCACGTTCGTCTCCTTCCGCTTCTGGGGCCGCATGGCCGCCGCGTTCGACGCGCGCGAGGCGCGGCGGGCCTTCACCGCGCTCAACGGCTTCGCCATGGGCGGAGGCATCGTCGGCGGCCTGCTGGTGCAGGCCTTCGCGGAGCGGCTGGGCACGCCGGCCATGGTGGTGAGCGGCGCGCTGGGCCTGCTGACGGCGGGCGCCATCTTCCACCACCTCTACAAGGGCGAGCCTCCGCCCGTGCCGCGCAGCCGTCCGGCCGCCGCGTCGTTCCTGGGGTTCAGCTACCTGGCGGAGAGCCCCTACGCGCAGGTGCTGGCGGCGCTGGGCATCGCCTTCGCGGTGCTGTCCTCCTTCGTGGACTACCACTTCCGGCTGCGGCTGGAGGGCACCATGAGCGAGGACGCGCTGGCGGCGCTCTTCGGCTCGCTGCAGCTGTGGATTGGCCTGTTCTGCGTGGCCTTCCAGCTGCTGGTGGCGCAGCGGCTGCTCAAGCGGCTGGGCCTCCTGCGCTACGTGGCGCTGGTGCCGCTGGTGCTGGCGCCCCTGGCGGGCGCGGCGCTCGTCACGCCCGCGATGTGGCCGGTGCACCTGCTGCGGCTGGTGGAGACGGCGGTGAGCTACTCCATCCTCCCGGTGGGCATCCAGTTGCTGTACGCGGCGGTGCCGGACGACCAGCGCGAGGGGCTGCGCGCCACGGTGGAGGGGCTGCTGCGCAAGGGCGGCGTGGTGCTGGCCGGCCTGCTGCTCATCGGCGCGGGCCGCGCGGCCACCGGCGACACCATGGCCGTGGCCGTGGTGGGCATGTGCGCCGCGCTGGGGCTCTTGCTGGTGCGCCTCAAGCCCGCGTACGTGGCCGCGCTGGGCGAGCAGGTGGGCGCGCCCGAAGAGGAGGAGGTGGCGCTGGAGGGGGAGGAGGAGCAGCGCCTGCTGGCGGAGGCTTTGGCGGCGCCCGCGCCGGAGCGGGTGCTGCGCGCGGTGGACATGATGGAGCAGGCGGAGGTTCCGCTGCGGCCGCACCTGGCCGCGCTGCTGCGCCACCCGCACGAGCGCGTGCTGGAGCGCGGCGTGTCCCTGGCGCTGGAGCTGGAGGCGCACGAGCTGGCGCCCGTGCTGGAGCGACTGGTGGAGGAGGGCCCGCGCCGTCCCCGCGACCAGGCCGTGTGGGCGCTGGCGCGGCTGTCGCCGGAGCGCGCGGAGCGGCTGCTGCCGGCGCTGCTCAACCACCCGGACGTGGGGCTGCGGTGCGCGGCCATCGGCGCGCTGCTGAAGTCGTCGGGCAGCTCGGCGGCGCTGGACGCGCTCCATGCGGTGCTGGCGCGCGGCGAGGGGGCCCCGGAGCCTGAGCGGCGCGAGGTGGCGAAGCTGCTGGGGCGGCTGCAGGACGCGCGCTTCGCCTCGCCGCTGGTGCGCTACCTGGAGGACCCGGACCCGTCCGTGCGGCGCGTGGCGCTGGCCGCGGTGGGCGAGGGGGGCTACGTGGAGCTGGCGCCGCGCCTGCTGCCCTTCCTCACCTGGCGCGAGGAGCGCAAGACGGCGCGCGAGTCGCTGGTGGCGCTGGGCGACGCGGTGACGCCTCTGGTGGAGGAGCAGCTCAACAACAAGGGCGCGCCCCTGGCCATGCGGCTGCAGCTGCCGCGCGTGCTGCGTGACATCGGCACGCCGGCGGCGCTGGACGCGCTGCTGTTCTCCAACGTGCGCGACGATGCCTCGCTGCACTTCCGCATCGGCGCGCAGCTGTCGCGCCTGCGCGACGAGCACCCCGAGCACCCGGTGGACGTGGAGCGCGTGCGCGAGGCGCTGGGCCGCCGGCGCGAGGTGTACCGCGCGCTGGTGGGCGCCTTCCGCGACGTGCGCGCGGCGCTGGGGGACGGCTCGCTGCTGACGCGCGCGGTGGGAGACCGGCTGGACCAGGCGCTGGAGCTGTCCTTCTTCCTGCTGGGGCTCCTGCACCCGTCGCAGGTGATGCGCGGCATCCACTACAACCTGGTGGGGCAGGACGCGCGCCGGCGGGCGCTGGCGCTGGAGCTGCTGGAGAACCTGGTCTCCGAAGAAGACCGGGAGCTGGTGATGGAGCAGGTGGAGGCCCACCACCGCGAGCTGCCTCCGGGCGCGCCCGGGCGCCTGTGGCGGCGGCTGGCGGCGCTGGTGCAGAGCGAGGACGTGGTGCTGCGCGCGTGCGCCCGCCACGTGGCGCGGGTGAACGGGCTGAACGTGCTCCCGCAGGAGGGTGACTTGAGCGACAGGACGGTCCAACGGATGTTCGCCCTGGAAGGGGTGAGCGTCTTCTCGCAGAGCGACGTGGACGACCTGGCGGCCATCGCCGCCGTGGCGCGCGAGGCCTCGTTCCGCGCGGGCGAGCGCATCTACGCGCAGGGCGACCCGGGGGACGCGCTCTACGTCATCGTCGAGGGCGCGGTGGACGCGTTCCACGACGGTGAGCACGTGCTGCGCTTCCAGGGCAAGCAGGCCTTCGGCGAGGTGAGCCTCCTGGACGGGGCGCCGCGTCCCACGGACATGGTGGCCGCGGTGGACACGCGCCTGCTCATCATCGACCGGCGAGACTTCCTGGACCTGCTGGCGGACCGCCCGGAGCTGCTGACGGGCTTCTTCCGCGCGGTGAGCCTGCAGCTGCAGAAGCTCATGGCCCTGCCGGACTCGCGCGAGACGGGTGAGCGCCTGGAGCTGACCGCCCCGCAGCCCATCGACGCGCCGCCGCTGCCCACGGGCCCGGCGCCCGAGGTCAGCGGGACGAACGAGGTCATCAGCGCGGCCCGGGAGCGGGCTCGCGACGAGGGCTGA
- a CDS encoding bifunctional metallophosphatase/5'-nucleotidase: MRTTPPSFRQRPSRQPRLSGVLVLALGALTGCEKSTPPPPAAPAEQPAAQAPAAPAVPSEVTLLVTGGAFGQLQPAEGKGGAAELLGRWVAEEKHCAGPVKDGQATCADSGTLALATGDHWNGPAISSFFLGTPTAEVMGRMGYAASALGNHELAFGKEAFLKNRAAGGFPFLAANLKVKDAALAGDLSMPAFQVFERRGLKVGVVGLASEKTVRTAMAGRAEGLEVTGYEEALNVAVPEARKAGADVVVVVADACVTELQPVVAKHAEWKLALVAGGRCPQPVDVKEGGTAFVSLDRGFNKYLRAHLTFDPKKPAGEKVTAVDTKLVDAAGGTPDAETAQLIAKWKTQLDESLGQQIGFTKAGIPQDSPQMAKWVAGAVREVLGTDGAVLNRGGLRGDLPAGAVTRGSIYSVMPFENTLLVVNLKGEDLAKQLANPAALIAGFTPAGKNKFKDAKGKALDPKKEYSVATVEYLYFGGDGFEFEKLDPEPTETGMAWQTPVVDWTKGKESSEKKPLEKLLK; the protein is encoded by the coding sequence GTGAGAACGACCCCTCCTTCCTTCCGTCAGCGTCCCTCCCGCCAGCCGCGGCTGTCCGGCGTGCTGGTCCTTGCTCTTGGCGCCCTCACCGGCTGCGAGAAGAGCACCCCTCCGCCGCCCGCCGCCCCCGCGGAGCAGCCGGCCGCCCAGGCGCCCGCCGCTCCCGCGGTGCCCAGCGAGGTCACCCTGCTCGTCACGGGCGGCGCCTTCGGTCAGCTCCAGCCCGCCGAGGGCAAGGGCGGCGCCGCGGAGCTGCTCGGCCGCTGGGTGGCCGAGGAGAAGCACTGTGCCGGCCCCGTGAAGGACGGCCAGGCCACCTGCGCCGACTCCGGCACCCTGGCGCTCGCCACCGGTGACCACTGGAATGGCCCGGCCATCTCCTCCTTCTTCCTGGGCACCCCCACCGCCGAGGTCATGGGCCGCATGGGCTACGCGGCCTCCGCCCTGGGCAACCACGAGCTGGCCTTCGGCAAGGAGGCCTTCCTCAAGAACCGCGCCGCCGGCGGCTTCCCGTTCCTCGCCGCCAACCTCAAGGTGAAGGACGCGGCCCTGGCCGGTGACCTCTCCATGCCCGCGTTCCAGGTGTTCGAGCGCCGCGGCCTCAAGGTCGGCGTGGTGGGCCTGGCCTCGGAGAAGACGGTGCGCACGGCCATGGCCGGCCGCGCCGAGGGCCTGGAAGTGACGGGCTACGAGGAAGCGCTGAACGTCGCCGTCCCCGAGGCCCGCAAGGCCGGCGCGGACGTGGTGGTGGTGGTCGCCGACGCCTGCGTCACCGAGCTGCAGCCCGTCGTCGCCAAGCACGCCGAGTGGAAGCTGGCGCTGGTGGCCGGTGGCCGCTGCCCGCAGCCGGTGGACGTGAAGGAGGGCGGCACCGCCTTCGTGTCGCTGGACCGCGGCTTCAACAAGTACCTGCGCGCGCACCTCACCTTCGACCCGAAGAAGCCCGCGGGCGAGAAGGTGACGGCCGTGGACACGAAGCTCGTCGACGCGGCGGGCGGTACCCCGGACGCGGAGACGGCGCAGCTCATCGCCAAGTGGAAGACGCAGCTCGACGAGTCGCTCGGCCAGCAGATTGGCTTCACCAAGGCCGGCATCCCCCAGGACTCGCCGCAGATGGCGAAGTGGGTGGCGGGCGCGGTGCGCGAGGTGCTCGGCACGGACGGGGCCGTCCTCAACCGCGGCGGCCTGCGCGGCGACCTGCCGGCCGGCGCCGTCACGCGCGGCAGCATCTACTCGGTGATGCCCTTCGAGAACACGCTGCTCGTCGTCAACCTCAAGGGCGAGGACCTGGCGAAGCAGCTGGCCAACCCCGCCGCGCTCATCGCCGGCTTCACCCCCGCCGGGAAGAACAAGTTCAAGGACGCCAAGGGCAAGGCGCTGGACCCGAAGAAGGAGTACTCCGTGGCCACGGTGGAGTACCTCTACTTCGGCGGTGACGGCTTCGAGTTCGAGAAGCTGGACCCCGAGCCCACCGAGACGGGCATGGCCTGGCAGACGCCGGTGGTGGACTGGACGAAGGGCAAGGAGTCCAGCGAGAAGAAGCCGCTGGAGAAGCTGCTGAAGTAG
- a CDS encoding tetratricopeptide repeat protein: MRLARLVSALSLVAALPLAACVSTPAAPHPRAEINNELCAQELEKGDLVRAETFCDLGLEFGPQYADLWANKGLIAMYSGRKDEAKKHFIKALRFNQEHLQAYQNLGAIYFEEGAYGKAHDNYRRALKVNPDNLETRYNLAVTLMKMGKMEPSKKELRTLLAINPGLADAHHTLGVIAYAEGEYDESVGHLAQATQLTPDASQMWHDLGTSLMELSRFPEARDAFANCARLDEKNSSCINHLALAQRKTALTDAAFKEIKDTQQAENSAPALFMLARQYREKGLLAEEESTYRKCVKLDGKFAPCHFGLFQLFSDAHKRDLAEVACKQFLKYGTSEEFPTEYQTCEKFLSDATF, encoded by the coding sequence ATGCGTCTTGCCCGACTCGTTTCCGCCCTGTCCCTGGTGGCCGCGCTGCCCCTCGCCGCCTGCGTCTCCACCCCCGCCGCGCCCCATCCGCGCGCGGAGATCAACAACGAGCTGTGCGCGCAGGAACTCGAGAAGGGCGACCTGGTGCGCGCGGAGACCTTCTGCGACCTGGGCCTGGAGTTCGGCCCCCAGTACGCGGACCTGTGGGCCAACAAGGGCCTCATCGCCATGTACAGCGGCCGCAAGGATGAGGCCAAGAAGCACTTCATCAAGGCGCTCCGCTTCAACCAGGAGCACCTGCAGGCATATCAGAACCTCGGCGCCATCTACTTCGAGGAGGGCGCGTACGGGAAGGCCCACGACAACTACCGCCGGGCCCTGAAGGTGAACCCGGACAACCTGGAGACGCGCTACAACCTCGCCGTCACCCTGATGAAGATGGGGAAGATGGAGCCGTCGAAGAAGGAGCTGCGCACGCTGCTGGCCATCAACCCCGGCCTCGCGGACGCCCACCACACCCTGGGCGTCATCGCCTACGCGGAGGGCGAGTACGACGAGTCGGTGGGGCACCTGGCCCAGGCCACGCAGCTCACCCCGGACGCGTCCCAGATGTGGCACGACCTGGGCACCTCGCTGATGGAGCTCTCCCGCTTCCCCGAGGCGCGCGATGCCTTCGCCAACTGCGCCCGCCTGGACGAGAAGAACAGCAGCTGCATCAACCACCTGGCCCTCGCCCAGCGCAAGACGGCCCTCACCGACGCCGCCTTCAAGGAGATCAAGGACACCCAGCAGGCGGAGAACTCCGCCCCCGCCCTCTTCATGCTCGCCCGCCAGTACCGCGAGAAGGGCCTGCTCGCCGAGGAGGAGTCCACCTACCGCAAGTGCGTCAAGCTGGACGGCAAGTTCGCCCCCTGCCACTTCGGCCTCTTCCAGCTCTTCTCCGACGCCCACAAGCGGGACCTCGCCGAGGTGGCCTGCAAGCAATTCCTGAAGTATGGGACGTCCGAGGAGTTCCCCACCGAGTACCAGACGTGTGAGAAGTTCCTGAGCGACGCCACGTTCTGA
- a CDS encoding RDD family protein: MTTATDTLLDGTHTVLTPEYVEFRFTLAGLYSRMLAWLVDAIIVLVVSLSIMMGLSVALMAFPGFGSALGIVVYFLVDWGYAIALETVWSGRTVGKRLFSLRVIQESGVRIGFYHAALRNLARPVDRLPLFYLVGGVAALVSGSQQRLGDMLAGTIVVRERRLKVPSALGTTGEEGLLADPLFVSRVKRLSTEEREVVLSAALRREELRLEARLRLFSTLGARLQDALAMEKPAHLSDEKWTLLVATALLPPKKGARAAAPRARTLA; this comes from the coding sequence GTGACGACCGCCACCGACACGCTGCTGGACGGCACCCACACGGTGCTCACGCCCGAGTACGTGGAGTTCCGCTTCACGCTCGCCGGGCTGTACTCGCGCATGCTGGCGTGGCTGGTGGACGCCATCATCGTCCTGGTCGTCAGCCTGTCCATCATGATGGGGCTCAGCGTGGCGCTGATGGCCTTCCCCGGCTTCGGCAGCGCGCTGGGCATCGTCGTCTACTTCCTGGTGGACTGGGGCTACGCCATCGCCCTGGAGACGGTGTGGAGCGGGCGCACCGTGGGCAAGCGCTTGTTCTCCCTGCGCGTCATCCAGGAGAGCGGCGTACGCATCGGCTTCTACCACGCGGCGCTGCGCAACCTGGCGCGGCCGGTGGACCGGCTGCCCCTCTTCTACCTGGTGGGTGGGGTGGCCGCGCTCGTCTCCGGCTCGCAGCAGCGGCTGGGGGACATGCTGGCGGGGACCATCGTCGTGCGCGAGCGCCGCCTCAAGGTGCCCTCCGCCCTGGGCACCACCGGCGAGGAGGGGCTGCTGGCGGACCCGCTCTTCGTGTCCCGCGTGAAGCGGCTGTCCACCGAGGAGCGCGAGGTGGTGCTGTCAGCCGCCCTGCGCCGCGAGGAGCTGCGGCTGGAGGCCCGGCTGCGCCTGTTCTCCACCCTGGGCGCGCGGCTGCAGGACGCGCTGGCCATGGAGAAGCCGGCCCACCTCTCCGACGAGAAGTGGACCCTGCTGGTGGCCACCGCCCTGCTGCCGCCGAAGAAGGGCGCGCGCGCCGCGGCGCCTCGCGCCCGTACCCTGGCGTAG
- a CDS encoding porin family protein, which yields MRTLLYTLGFALALLGATPAQAQFANRSLGLSLGYMDFHRTSGLDEAFFLGIDASLYIESGFEIVSLSKIAIPKDTTADDERVVVLAPSIGVRYLFSEESIRPYVGTDISYLAVFKESINNLVGIGPNVGVDFFVSDSVSLGLRGQYNFYLALNEDVQTSLSLSAGVAAYF from the coding sequence ATGCGTACCCTGCTCTACACCCTTGGATTCGCCCTGGCCCTCCTGGGGGCCACCCCGGCGCAGGCCCAGTTCGCCAACCGCAGCCTGGGCCTGTCGTTGGGCTACATGGACTTCCACCGGACCTCGGGCCTGGACGAGGCCTTCTTCCTGGGCATCGACGCCAGCCTCTACATCGAGAGCGGCTTCGAAATCGTGTCCCTGTCGAAGATTGCCATCCCGAAGGACACCACGGCCGACGATGAGCGGGTGGTGGTCCTGGCCCCGTCCATCGGCGTGCGCTACCTGTTCTCCGAGGAGTCTATCCGCCCGTACGTGGGGACGGACATCAGCTACCTGGCCGTCTTCAAGGAGAGCATCAACAACCTGGTGGGCATCGGGCCCAACGTGGGCGTGGACTTCTTCGTGTCGGACTCGGTGAGCCTGGGCCTGCGCGGCCAGTACAACTTCTACCTGGCGCTCAACGAGGACGTGCAGACGTCGCTGTCGCTGTCGGCGGGCGTGGCGGCGTACTTCTAG
- a CDS encoding FHA domain-containing protein: protein MSVRLTVTQRSEAGANPSTEVVLDDAVITLGRDKACQVVLPQQAVSRNHARICQEGTHFFVEDLGSAYGTQINGKPLPKGEKRVLRNGDVIAIAQYDVKFDRLTELNADVNSEKTSFIARGLVKDAMRSASSDERFLRFMNGPREGERIEIGDAKELIFGRDENEADIILKDDLVSRKHAKIRRDWSGTHVEDLGSRNGIKVNKKRVNRKALKDSDELEVGATRFLYVDPSEPADEPVQISTEAKAPPPPSPQRPASRQARAVPVEEPEEPAPPPEEPPAPEEPAPPPEEPAAEAAPEEPVSNSAEQPIPDSEDVNEAVGGGALAAFKDKQKLVPLVVMGVVGLLFLVLMIAVLVGA from the coding sequence ATGTCCGTCCGTCTGACCGTCACGCAGCGCAGCGAGGCCGGCGCCAATCCGAGCACCGAGGTCGTCCTGGACGACGCGGTCATCACCCTCGGCAGGGACAAGGCCTGCCAGGTGGTGCTGCCCCAGCAGGCGGTGTCGCGCAACCACGCGCGCATCTGCCAGGAGGGCACCCACTTCTTCGTGGAGGACCTGGGCAGCGCCTACGGCACGCAGATCAACGGCAAGCCGCTGCCCAAGGGCGAGAAGCGCGTGCTGCGCAACGGCGACGTCATCGCCATTGCCCAGTACGACGTGAAGTTCGACCGGCTGACGGAGCTCAACGCCGACGTCAACTCGGAGAAGACGTCCTTCATCGCCCGCGGCCTGGTGAAGGACGCCATGCGCTCGGCCTCCAGCGACGAGCGCTTCCTGCGCTTCATGAATGGCCCCCGCGAGGGCGAGCGCATCGAGATTGGCGACGCGAAGGAGCTCATCTTCGGCCGCGACGAGAACGAGGCCGACATCATCCTCAAGGATGACCTGGTCTCCCGGAAGCACGCCAAGATTCGCCGCGACTGGTCCGGCACGCACGTGGAGGACCTGGGCAGCCGCAACGGCATCAAGGTCAACAAGAAGCGGGTGAACCGCAAGGCCCTCAAGGACAGCGACGAGCTGGAGGTGGGCGCCACCCGCTTCCTCTACGTGGACCCGTCCGAGCCGGCCGACGAGCCCGTCCAGATTTCCACGGAGGCCAAGGCCCCGCCTCCGCCCTCGCCCCAGCGCCCCGCCTCGCGCCAGGCCAGGGCCGTCCCCGTGGAGGAGCCGGAGGAGCCCGCGCCGCCCCCCGAGGAGCCCCCCGCTCCCGAGGAGCCCGCGCCCCCGCCCGAGGAGCCCGCCGCCGAGGCCGCCCCCGAGGAGCCCGTCTCCAACTCCGCGGAGCAGCCCATCCCCGACTCCGAGGACGTCAACGAGGCCGTGGGCGGCGGCGCACTCGCCGCGTTCAAGGACAAGCAGAAGCTCGTCCCCCTGGTGGTCATGGGCGTCGTGGGACTGCTGTTCCTCGTCCTGATGATCGCCGTCCTCGTCGGCGCCTGA
- a CDS encoding DUF1521 domain-containing protein yields MAGINSVGTTSSQRTNLNQASNLNEAELLKNLKLIESTVDQAIKQIESASPQLTVQSDKEVAKSTFEMVQKLNTDPQTGSTGGAFPSEAPKWQDMMRPKDQLKVDANGVITTPGGYKIEQLGQFEWKVSGPDGKHTRVWGDPHVDEGDGGKFDFKRNTTFVLGDGTEIHCGTKPWGNGMTVTGSLDITCGDDHIHVADIDKGKGKVGTIQKDGYDVDAEFTANHYGDTLKMGKESDDWSFQGHEVVGDVGGGDSFKTGGFLSWGENAIKNTTREKGEEPKAVDKGDVPKAMAKRQQAAQVRDEALRFLEDKATSSLDKLTDSRAFGFNPFRGADDLFGYDKAEHREGVQDAFTSVRDMFRSLDEISSLNDMVTRRNVFA; encoded by the coding sequence ATGGCCGGCATCAATTCGGTGGGGACGACCAGCAGCCAGCGGACGAACCTGAATCAGGCCTCGAACCTGAACGAGGCCGAGCTGCTGAAGAACCTGAAGCTCATCGAGAGCACCGTCGATCAGGCCATCAAGCAGATTGAATCCGCGTCGCCCCAGCTGACCGTCCAGAGCGACAAGGAGGTGGCGAAGAGCACCTTCGAGATGGTGCAGAAGCTCAACACCGACCCCCAGACGGGCTCCACCGGCGGCGCGTTCCCCAGCGAGGCGCCGAAGTGGCAGGACATGATGCGCCCGAAGGACCAGCTCAAGGTGGACGCCAACGGCGTCATCACCACGCCGGGCGGCTACAAGATCGAGCAGCTGGGCCAGTTCGAGTGGAAGGTCTCCGGTCCGGACGGCAAGCACACGCGCGTGTGGGGTGACCCGCACGTCGACGAGGGCGATGGCGGCAAGTTCGACTTCAAGCGCAACACCACGTTCGTGCTGGGTGACGGCACGGAGATCCACTGCGGCACCAAGCCCTGGGGCAACGGGATGACGGTGACGGGCTCGCTGGACATCACCTGCGGGGACGACCACATCCACGTCGCGGACATCGACAAGGGCAAGGGCAAGGTCGGCACCATCCAGAAGGATGGCTACGACGTGGACGCCGAGTTCACCGCCAACCACTACGGCGACACCCTGAAGATGGGCAAGGAGTCCGACGACTGGTCCTTCCAGGGCCACGAGGTGGTGGGGGACGTGGGCGGCGGCGACTCCTTCAAGACGGGCGGCTTCCTGTCCTGGGGCGAGAACGCCATCAAGAACACCACCCGCGAGAAGGGCGAGGAGCCCAAGGCGGTGGACAAGGGCGACGTCCCGAAGGCGATGGCCAAGCGCCAGCAGGCGGCGCAGGTGCGCGACGAGGCGCTGCGCTTCCTCGAGGACAAGGCCACCAGCAGCCTGGACAAGCTCACGGACAGCCGCGCGTTCGGCTTCAACCCGTTCCGCGGCGCGGACGACCTGTTCGGCTACGACAAGGCCGAGCACCGCGAGGGCGTGCAGGACGCGTTCACGTCGGTGCGGGACATGTTCCGCTCGCTGGATGAGATCTCCTCGCTGAATGATATGGTCACCCGTCGGAACGTGTTCGCCTGA
- a CDS encoding tetratricopeptide repeat protein, translating into MSSKPQSPSKQAPEPKQPESNAELPQDVAERLLRGELELGQFLGLSRDKLYEYATTGHQMLQAGRTQQALKIFQGLVAASPKDSVFHAQLGATLLTLERVDEAFEAYDTALRFNNGNVDAYVGRGEIHLRRGSVPEGLKDLSRAIELDPGLARRSTQRAHGTLLALKRQAEQVKTKGRPAPGAKK; encoded by the coding sequence GTGAGCAGCAAGCCCCAGTCGCCGTCGAAGCAGGCTCCGGAGCCGAAGCAGCCGGAGTCCAACGCCGAGCTTCCCCAGGACGTCGCGGAGCGGCTGCTCCGGGGAGAGCTGGAGCTGGGACAGTTCCTGGGGCTGTCGCGCGACAAGCTGTACGAGTACGCCACCACCGGCCACCAGATGCTGCAGGCCGGGCGCACCCAGCAGGCGCTCAAGATATTCCAGGGCCTGGTGGCGGCGTCCCCGAAGGACAGCGTCTTCCACGCCCAGCTCGGCGCCACGCTCCTGACGCTGGAGCGCGTGGACGAGGCCTTCGAGGCGTACGACACGGCCCTGCGCTTCAACAACGGCAACGTGGATGCGTACGTGGGCCGCGGGGAAATCCACCTGCGCCGCGGCAGCGTCCCCGAGGGGCTGAAGGACCTGAGCCGGGCCATCGAGCTGGACCCGGGCCTGGCGCGCCGCTCCACCCAGCGCGCCCATGGCACGCTGCTCGCGCTCAAGCGCCAGGCGGAGCAGGTGAAGACGAAGGGCCGCCCCGCGCCGGGTGCGAAGAAGTAG